The following are encoded in a window of Diorhabda sublineata isolate icDioSubl1.1 chromosome 5, icDioSubl1.1, whole genome shotgun sequence genomic DNA:
- the LOC130444349 gene encoding dehydrogenase/reductase SDR family member 13-like: MVNETRENSLFVGTDVAWMLHPVGFQTALHLASRGCRVILADKKEPAKAKAKIIEVTNNTNIETKLLDFTSLQSVRKFAEEIKREEDRLDILINNAEVGSRGNKHTDDGLHSTMQVNYFGPFLLTHLLADLLKKSAPSRIIFVSSALAFCSNLSLENLNLPPGQALSLFRQILLYANSKAAVVIAANGFADKLKDHGVTSNSLHPGLINTKGFRRSVRIDGIRTIYRLLRFAFLFVYGKTPEQGAQTAIHLALSNQLKETSGKHFWDCTVFPQPPVTWNKKFCDDIWKSSEQLVDLKDEEKL, from the exons CTGTTGGATTCCAAACTGCACTCCATCTAGCTTCGAGAGGATGTCGCGTTATCCTAGCAGATAAAAAAGAACCGGCTAAAGCTAAAGCTAAGATTATAGAAGttacaaataatacaaatatcGAAACTAAACTTCTCGATTTCACTTCATTGCAATCGGTGAGAAAATTTgctgaagaaataaaaagggaAGAGGACAGATTAGACATTTTGATAAACAATGCCGAAGTTGGAAGTAGGGGAAACAAACACACTGACGATGGGTTGCATTCGACCATGCAAGTTAATTATTTCGGACCCTTTTTGTTGACGCACCTTTTGGCAG ATCTGTTGAAAAAATCAGCTCCGAGTCGTATCATATTTGTTAGTTCCGCTCTGGCATTCTGCAGCAATTTGAGTTTGGAGAATTTGAATCTTCCTCCGGGACAAGCTCTATCGTTATTTCGTCAAATACTCCTCTACGCAAACTCCAAAGCTGCAGTGGTAATAGCTGCCAATGGATTCGCTGATAAACTGAAGGACCACGGTGTTACCAGCAATTCTCTACATCCGGGCTTAATAAATACGAAAGGTTTCAGAAGATCTGTTCGTATTGATGGTATAAGGACTATATACAGATTATTGAGATTCGCGTTTCTCTTTGTTTATGGAAag ACTCCCGAACAAGGTGCCCAAACCGCAATTCATCTGGCTCTATCTAATCAACTAAAAGAAACTAGTGGCAAACATTTTTGGGACTGTACAGTATTTCCTCAACCTCCCGTAACATGGAACAAGAAATTCTGTGATGATATTTGGAAGTCTAGCGAGCAGTTAGTTGATCTTAAAGACGAAGAAaagttgtaa